One region of Streptomyces rishiriensis genomic DNA includes:
- a CDS encoding NADP-dependent isocitrate dehydrogenase, giving the protein MTDSTIIYTHTDEAPALATYSFLPVVQAYASQAGVAVQTRDISLAGRIIAVFPEYLTEDQRIPDALSELGELAKTPEANIIKLPNISASIPQLKAAVAELQAQGYALPAYPDDPKTDEEREIRARYDKVKGSAVNPVLREGNSDRRAPASVKNYAKTHPHRMGAWSPESRTNVATMGVDDFRSTEKSVVISEAGSLRIELVGDDGSTKVLRESVPVLEGEVVDASVLHVAPLREFLTAQIARAKAEGVLFSVHLKATMMKVSDPIIFGHVVRAFFPKTFAQYGQALAAAGLTPNDGLGGIFKGLESLPEGAEIRASFDAELAEGPALAMVDSDKGITNLHVPSDVIVDASMPAMIRTSGHMWGPDGQEADTLAVLPDSSYSGVYQAVLDDCRANGAYDPSTMGSVPNVGLMAQKAEEYGSHDKTFEIPTTGTVRLVDQAGNVVIEQTVSAGDIFRACQTKDAPIKDWVKLAVTRARATGNPAVFWLDETRAHDANLIAKVNAYLPEHDTEGLDIRILNPVEATKLSVERIRRGEDTISVTGNVLRDYLTDLFPILELGTSAKMLSVVPLMAGGGLFETGAGGSAPKHVQQLVKENYLRWDSLGEFFALVPSFEQYAEFTGNARAKVLADTLDRATATFLNEDKSPTRRVGGIDNRGSHFYLSLYWAQELAAQTDDADLAKAFAPLAETLAANEQTIVDELNAVQGKPADIGGYYQPDPAKAAAFMRPSATWNEALASLS; this is encoded by the coding sequence GTGACTGACTCGACCATCATCTATACGCACACTGACGAGGCCCCGGCCCTGGCGACGTATTCCTTCCTGCCGGTGGTCCAGGCGTACGCCTCGCAGGCGGGTGTCGCCGTCCAGACGCGGGACATCTCGCTGGCCGGGCGGATCATCGCAGTGTTCCCGGAGTACCTGACCGAGGACCAGCGGATCCCGGACGCGCTGAGCGAGCTCGGTGAGCTGGCCAAGACGCCCGAGGCCAACATCATCAAGCTGCCGAACATCTCGGCGTCGATCCCGCAGCTGAAGGCCGCGGTCGCCGAGCTCCAGGCGCAGGGCTACGCGCTGCCGGCCTACCCGGACGACCCGAAGACCGACGAGGAGCGGGAGATCCGGGCCCGCTACGACAAGGTCAAGGGCTCCGCCGTGAACCCGGTCCTGCGCGAGGGCAACTCCGACCGCCGCGCCCCCGCGTCGGTCAAGAACTACGCGAAGACCCACCCGCACCGCATGGGCGCCTGGTCGCCGGAGTCCAGGACCAACGTCGCCACGATGGGCGTGGACGACTTCCGCTCCACCGAGAAGTCGGTCGTGATCTCCGAGGCCGGTTCCCTGAGGATCGAACTCGTCGGCGACGACGGCTCCACCAAGGTGCTGCGCGAGTCGGTACCGGTTCTCGAGGGCGAGGTCGTCGACGCCTCCGTCCTGCACGTCGCGCCGCTGCGCGAGTTCCTCACCGCTCAGATCGCCCGGGCCAAGGCCGAGGGTGTGCTGTTCTCCGTGCACCTCAAGGCCACGATGATGAAGGTCTCCGACCCGATCATCTTCGGCCACGTGGTGCGCGCCTTCTTCCCGAAGACCTTCGCGCAGTACGGCCAGGCGCTCGCCGCGGCCGGCCTGACCCCGAACGACGGTCTGGGCGGCATCTTCAAGGGCCTGGAGTCCCTGCCGGAGGGCGCCGAGATCAGGGCCTCCTTCGACGCCGAGCTCGCCGAGGGCCCGGCCCTGGCGATGGTCGACTCCGACAAGGGCATCACCAACCTGCACGTGCCGTCCGACGTGATCGTCGACGCCTCGATGCCGGCCATGATCCGCACCTCCGGCCACATGTGGGGCCCGGACGGCCAGGAGGCCGACACCCTCGCGGTGCTGCCGGACTCCTCGTACTCCGGCGTCTACCAGGCCGTGCTCGACGACTGCCGTGCCAACGGCGCCTACGACCCGTCGACCATGGGCTCCGTCCCGAACGTCGGCCTCATGGCGCAGAAGGCCGAGGAGTACGGCAGCCACGACAAGACCTTCGAGATCCCGACCACCGGCACGGTCCGCCTCGTCGACCAGGCCGGCAACGTGGTGATCGAGCAGACGGTCTCCGCAGGCGACATCTTCCGCGCCTGCCAGACCAAGGACGCGCCGATCAAGGACTGGGTGAAGCTGGCCGTGACGCGCGCCCGCGCCACCGGCAACCCGGCCGTGTTCTGGCTGGACGAGACCCGCGCCCACGACGCGAACCTGATCGCCAAGGTCAACGCGTACCTGCCGGAGCACGACACCGAGGGCCTGGACATCCGGATCCTCAACCCGGTCGAGGCGACCAAGCTGTCGGTGGAGCGCATCCGCCGCGGTGAGGACACCATCTCCGTCACCGGCAACGTGCTGCGCGACTACCTGACCGACCTCTTCCCGATCCTGGAGCTGGGCACCAGCGCCAAGATGCTGTCGGTCGTCCCGCTGATGGCGGGCGGCGGCCTGTTCGAGACGGGCGCCGGCGGCTCCGCGCCGAAGCACGTCCAGCAGCTGGTCAAGGAGAACTACCTGCGCTGGGACTCGCTGGGCGAGTTCTTCGCGCTCGTGCCCTCCTTCGAGCAGTACGCCGAGTTCACGGGCAACGCCCGCGCCAAGGTCCTCGCCGACACGCTCGACCGCGCCACGGCGACCTTCCTGAACGAGGACAAGTCCCCGACCCGTCGCGTCGGCGGCATCGACAACCGCGGCAGCCACTTCTACCTGTCCCTGTACTGGGCGCAGGAGCTGGCCGCGCAGACCGACGACGCGGACCTGGCCAAGGCCTTCGCCCCGCTCGCCGAGACCCTCGCGGCGAACGAGCAGACCATCGTCGACGAGCTGAACGCCGTCCAGGGCAAGCCCGCCGACATCGGCGGCTACTACCAGCCCGACCCGGCGAAGGCGGCGGCGTTCATGCGTCCGTCGGCCACCTGGAACGAGGCCCTGGCGTCCCTGAGCTGA
- a CDS encoding RNA polymerase sigma factor, producing the protein MDRTDVGALVQSAVDGDTAAWKALVDGLSPLVWSVVRAHRLSDADGHEVYQTVWFRFAQHLGRIREPHKAGSWLASTARNECLKVIKSLRRLTPTDDPLLLDRASDDLTPEQSVLDSEEAAAQSERVRFLWQEFEALGERCRQLLRALIASPPPSYQEVSAALGIAVGSIGPMRQRCLRRLRARLDARGAL; encoded by the coding sequence GTGGACCGTACTGATGTCGGCGCGCTCGTCCAGTCCGCCGTCGACGGTGACACGGCGGCCTGGAAAGCGCTGGTGGACGGGTTGAGCCCATTGGTGTGGTCGGTCGTGCGCGCGCATCGGCTCTCCGACGCGGACGGCCACGAGGTGTACCAGACCGTGTGGTTCCGCTTCGCCCAGCATCTCGGGCGGATCCGTGAGCCGCACAAGGCCGGTTCGTGGCTCGCGAGCACCGCGCGCAACGAGTGCCTGAAAGTGATCAAGAGCCTGAGGCGGCTCACCCCGACCGACGATCCGCTGCTGCTCGACCGGGCCAGCGACGATCTGACTCCTGAGCAGTCGGTCCTCGACTCGGAGGAGGCGGCCGCGCAGAGCGAGCGGGTGCGCTTCCTCTGGCAGGAGTTCGAGGCGCTCGGCGAGCGCTGCCGGCAACTGCTGCGGGCCCTGATCGCCTCGCCGCCGCCCAGTTACCAGGAGGTGTCGGCCGCCCTGGGCATCGCCGTCGGCAGCATCGGACCGATGCGCCAGCGATGTCTGCGGCGTCTGCGCGCCCGACTCGACGCACGGGGAGCTCTGTGA
- a CDS encoding lysylphosphatidylglycerol synthase transmembrane domain-containing protein translates to MTAVPVPLAPVPPSRGGPARRVPVRKILCLLPLLLVTVIAVRQRSVLAEGFAQLRHAQWPWLLAALAATCLTWVAAAVTRQGAVVERLPAGRLLAAQFAAGAANHLLPTGLGASAVNLRFMTVCGVPLARSSAALALYLMAEGVARVGLLAVLLLVFPDALRLGSLLPAGALGPLLGVLGAAVLAVAGALALVRRLRSAVCSFLRTALGEARSVHSRPSRALALWGGSLAFPVLQAAGLAAVGQALGLPVPVAHMAVAYLAATVAVALVPTPGGIGSVEAALIVALVAAGGPVAVATAVVLGYRIITVWLPLVPGALTLGALVRMKVI, encoded by the coding sequence GTGACAGCGGTTCCCGTACCCCTTGCGCCCGTCCCACCTTCCCGGGGCGGGCCCGCACGGCGCGTGCCGGTGCGCAAGATCCTGTGTCTGCTTCCGCTCCTGCTCGTCACCGTGATCGCGGTGCGGCAACGGTCCGTTCTCGCCGAGGGCTTCGCACAGCTGCGTCACGCGCAGTGGCCCTGGCTGCTGGCCGCGCTCGCCGCCACCTGTCTGACGTGGGTGGCGGCGGCCGTCACCCGGCAGGGCGCGGTGGTGGAGCGGCTGCCCGCAGGACGGTTGCTGGCAGCGCAGTTCGCGGCCGGCGCGGCCAACCACCTGCTGCCGACGGGGCTCGGCGCGAGCGCGGTCAATCTGCGGTTCATGACCGTGTGCGGGGTGCCCCTGGCCCGCTCCTCCGCGGCGCTCGCGCTGTATCTGATGGCGGAGGGCGTGGCCCGGGTGGGCCTGCTGGCCGTGCTGCTGCTGGTCTTCCCGGACGCGCTGCGGCTCGGCTCGCTGCTGCCCGCCGGGGCGCTCGGACCGTTGCTGGGCGTCCTCGGGGCGGCCGTGCTGGCGGTGGCGGGCGCGCTCGCCCTCGTACGGCGGCTGCGGTCGGCGGTGTGTTCGTTCCTGCGCACCGCGCTCGGCGAGGCGCGCTCGGTGCACTCCCGTCCCTCCCGGGCGCTGGCCCTGTGGGGCGGCTCGCTGGCGTTCCCGGTGCTCCAGGCGGCCGGTCTGGCCGCGGTGGGACAGGCGCTGGGGCTGCCGGTGCCGGTGGCACACATGGCGGTCGCGTATCTGGCGGCGACGGTGGCGGTCGCGCTGGTCCCGACGCCGGGCGGGATCGGCTCGGTGGAGGCGGCGCTGATCGTGGCGCTGGTGGCGGCCGGCGGCCCGGTCGCGGTGGCCACGGCCGTGGTGCTCGGCTACCGGATCATCACGGTGTGGCTGCCGCTCGTGCCGGGGGCGCTGACGCTCGGTGCGCTGGTGCGGATGAAGGTCATCTGA
- a CDS encoding mechanosensitive ion channel family protein, with protein MNRALTLDDGVVAGIALATGLLAAFLSRTLLRWLAKHAKRTKWSGDDVVVDALRTVVPWSLIAGGAAAAAAVLPLTKAVQHTVNQSLTVLLIFVVTVSAARVVAGLVQSVTSSRSGVAGSATIFVNITRILVLAIGFLVVLQTLGISIAPMLTALGVGGLAVALALQDTLANLFAGIHILASKTVQRGDYIKLSSGEEGYVEDINWRQTTVRALSNNLVVIPNGQLAKTNMTNYMRPEQQLTILVQAGVAYDSDLEQVERVTSEVIAEVMTGVDGALPDHEPAIRFHTFGDSRIGFTVILGVGEFSDQYRIKHEFIKRLHRRYRQEGIRIPAPARTVALQSGTVVIPQQRTGDDIVQGGLTALHD; from the coding sequence GTGAACCGCGCCCTGACCCTGGACGACGGAGTGGTCGCCGGAATCGCCCTGGCCACCGGCCTGTTGGCCGCCTTCCTGTCCCGCACGCTGCTGCGCTGGCTGGCGAAGCACGCCAAGCGCACGAAGTGGAGCGGCGACGACGTCGTCGTGGACGCCCTGCGCACCGTGGTGCCGTGGTCGCTGATCGCCGGTGGCGCGGCGGCGGCGGCCGCGGTGCTGCCCCTGACCAAGGCCGTCCAGCACACCGTCAACCAGTCCCTGACGGTGCTGCTGATCTTCGTGGTGACCGTGTCGGCGGCGCGGGTCGTCGCCGGGCTCGTGCAGTCGGTGACCTCCTCGCGCTCCGGTGTCGCCGGATCGGCCACGATCTTCGTGAACATCACCCGGATCCTGGTCCTGGCGATCGGCTTCCTGGTGGTGCTCCAGACGCTGGGCATCTCCATAGCCCCGATGCTCACCGCTCTCGGGGTGGGTGGTCTCGCCGTCGCGCTGGCCCTCCAGGACACCCTCGCGAACCTGTTCGCGGGCATTCACATCCTGGCCTCCAAGACCGTCCAGCGCGGTGACTACATCAAGCTGAGCAGCGGCGAGGAGGGCTACGTCGAGGACATCAACTGGCGTCAGACGACCGTGCGCGCCCTCTCCAACAACCTCGTCGTCATTCCCAACGGTCAGCTCGCCAAGACGAACATGACCAACTACATGCGTCCCGAGCAGCAGTTGACGATCCTGGTGCAGGCGGGCGTGGCCTACGACAGTGATCTGGAGCAGGTGGAGCGGGTGACCTCGGAGGTCATCGCCGAGGTCATGACGGGCGTCGACGGCGCCCTCCCGGACCACGAACCCGCCATCCGCTTCCACACCTTCGGCGACTCGCGGATCGGCTTCACGGTGATCCTGGGCGTCGGCGAGTTCAGCGACCAGTACCGGATCAAGCACGAGTTCATCAAGCGTCTGCACCGCCGCTACCGCCAGGAGGGCATCCGGATCCCCGCTCCCGCCCGCACGGTTGCCCTCCAGTCGGGCACGGTCGTCATCCCGCAGCAGCGCACCGGTGACGACATCGTGCAGGGCGGGTTGACCGCCCTGCACGACTGA
- a CDS encoding ABC transporter ATP-binding protein, producing MESTAWTQLYSVMNAQHERRPFDRVTLRRIGAFARPHRRRIALFVLLGVLTALLAVATPVLAGRVVDAIVSHGDADAVVRLALLIAVIAVLEAALGILGRRLSATLGEGLILDLRTAVFDHVQRMPVAFFTRTRTGALVSRLNNDVIGAQRAFSNTLSGVVSNLVTLVLTLAVMLTLSWQVTLLALALLPVFVLPARRMGSRMAGMQREAATLNAAMGTRMTERFSAPGATLVKLFGRPEEESAEFAARAAHVRDIGVRTATAQSVFITALTLVSALALALVYGLGGRLALNGTLEPGAVVALALLLTRLYAPLTSLAGARVEVMSALVSFERVFEVLDLKPLIEEKPDAREVPPGPVSVEFEDVRFGYPSADKVSLASLEEVASLDSRGGAEVLHGVSFRAEPGQTIALVGSSGAGKSTVAQLLPRLYDVDAGAVRIGGVDVRDLSAGSLRATLGMVTQDGHLFHDSVRANLLLARPGATEDDLWDALRRSRLDDLVRSLPDGLDTVVGERGYRLSGGERQRMTIARLLLARQRVVILDEATAHLDNTSEAAVQEALAEALAERTAVVIAHRLSTVRAADLILVVESGRVVERGTHDELLATGGRYAELHRTQFDQPGMTQTAAR from the coding sequence ATGGAGAGCACCGCCTGGACGCAGCTTTACAGCGTCATGAACGCCCAACACGAACGCCGCCCCTTCGACCGGGTGACATTGCGCCGCATCGGCGCGTTCGCCCGCCCCCATCGTCGCCGCATCGCGCTGTTCGTCCTGCTGGGGGTGCTGACCGCGCTGCTGGCCGTCGCCACCCCCGTCCTCGCCGGGCGGGTCGTCGACGCGATCGTGTCGCACGGCGACGCGGACGCGGTCGTCCGGCTGGCGCTGCTCATCGCGGTCATCGCGGTGCTGGAGGCGGCGCTGGGCATCCTGGGCAGAAGGCTCTCGGCGACGCTCGGGGAGGGACTCATCCTGGATCTGCGCACGGCCGTGTTCGATCATGTGCAGCGGATGCCGGTCGCGTTCTTCACACGTACCCGTACGGGAGCGCTCGTCTCCCGACTCAACAACGACGTCATCGGCGCCCAGCGCGCCTTCAGCAACACGCTCTCCGGAGTGGTCTCCAACCTGGTCACCCTGGTGCTCACCCTCGCCGTCATGCTCACCCTGTCCTGGCAGGTCACCCTGCTCGCGCTGGCCCTGCTGCCGGTGTTCGTGCTCCCGGCCCGGCGGATGGGCAGCCGGATGGCGGGCATGCAGCGCGAGGCGGCCACGCTCAACGCGGCGATGGGCACCCGGATGACCGAACGCTTCTCCGCGCCCGGCGCCACGCTGGTCAAGCTGTTCGGCCGGCCCGAGGAGGAGTCGGCGGAGTTCGCGGCCCGCGCCGCCCACGTCCGGGACATCGGTGTGCGTACGGCCACCGCCCAGTCGGTGTTCATCACCGCGCTGACCCTCGTCTCAGCCCTGGCCCTCGCCCTCGTCTACGGCCTCGGCGGCCGTCTCGCGCTGAACGGCACCCTCGAACCGGGCGCCGTCGTCGCTCTCGCCCTGCTCCTGACCCGTCTGTACGCCCCGCTGACCTCCCTCGCCGGGGCCCGGGTGGAGGTCATGAGCGCGCTGGTCAGCTTCGAGCGGGTCTTCGAGGTGCTCGACCTGAAGCCCCTCATCGAGGAGAAGCCGGACGCCCGCGAGGTGCCGCCGGGTCCTGTCTCCGTCGAGTTCGAGGACGTCCGCTTCGGCTACCCCTCCGCCGACAAGGTCTCGCTGGCCTCCCTGGAGGAGGTCGCCTCACTGGACTCCCGCGGCGGCGCCGAGGTCCTGCACGGCGTCTCCTTCCGCGCCGAGCCCGGGCAGACCATCGCCCTCGTAGGCTCCTCCGGCGCCGGCAAGTCCACCGTCGCCCAGCTCCTGCCGCGCCTGTACGACGTCGACGCGGGCGCCGTCCGGATCGGCGGGGTCGACGTCCGCGACCTGAGCGCGGGTTCGCTGCGGGCCACCCTCGGCATGGTCACCCAGGACGGCCACCTCTTCCACGACAGCGTCCGCGCGAACCTCCTGCTGGCCCGCCCCGGAGCCACCGAGGACGACCTGTGGGACGCCCTGCGCCGCTCCCGCCTCGACGACCTCGTCCGGTCACTCCCCGACGGCCTCGACACGGTCGTCGGGGAACGCGGCTACCGCCTCTCCGGCGGCGAGCGCCAGCGCATGACCATCGCCCGGCTGCTGCTGGCCCGCCAGCGCGTCGTCATCCTCGACGAGGCCACCGCGCACCTCGACAACACCTCCGAGGCGGCCGTCCAGGAGGCGCTCGCCGAGGCGCTCGCGGAGCGTACGGCGGTGGTCATCGCCCACCGGCTGTCGACCGTGCGCGCCGCCGACCTGATCCTCGTCGTCGAGTCCGGCCGGGTCGTGGAACGCGGCACGCACGACGAGCTCCTGGCGACCGGCGGGCGGTACGCGGAGCTGCACCGGACCCAGTTCGACCAGCCGGGGATGACACAGACGGCCGCACGCTGA
- a CDS encoding N-formylglutamate amidohydrolase gives MTPAAPSFSFLPGAADSPVILHVPHSAREIPAGVRAGIVLDDGALERELDHITDSHTAEIAEAAARLAGVTPWRFVNRLSRLVVDPERFPDEREEMLAVGMGAVYTRTTHREVLRPRETDPEPLVARYFRPYAQAMTDAVAERLAAVGRAVVVDVHSYPTEPLPYELHGVGPRPPVCLGTDSFHTPPELLAAAREAFGEAVGETGLDSPFAGAYVPLEHYGKEPRVSALMVEIRRDTYMTEPGGPAGPGLTRLASALAALVDAVSG, from the coding sequence ATGACCCCTGCCGCACCGTCCTTCTCCTTCCTCCCCGGCGCCGCCGACTCGCCGGTGATCCTCCACGTGCCGCACTCGGCGCGGGAGATACCGGCCGGGGTGCGGGCGGGGATCGTGCTGGACGACGGGGCGTTGGAGCGGGAACTGGACCACATCACCGACTCGCACACCGCGGAGATCGCCGAGGCGGCGGCGCGACTGGCGGGAGTGACGCCCTGGCGGTTCGTGAACCGGCTGTCGCGGCTGGTCGTCGATCCGGAGCGGTTCCCGGACGAGCGCGAGGAGATGCTGGCGGTCGGCATGGGGGCCGTGTACACCCGGACCACGCACCGCGAGGTGCTACGGCCGCGGGAGACCGATCCCGAACCGCTCGTCGCCCGCTACTTCCGACCGTACGCGCAGGCGATGACCGACGCCGTCGCCGAACGGCTGGCGGCCGTCGGGCGGGCCGTGGTCGTCGATGTGCACTCCTACCCCACCGAGCCGCTCCCCTACGAGCTGCACGGCGTGGGACCGCGACCGCCCGTCTGCCTCGGCACCGACTCCTTCCACACCCCGCCCGAGCTGCTCGCCGCCGCGCGGGAGGCGTTCGGGGAGGCGGTGGGGGAAACCGGGCTCGACAGCCCGTTCGCCGGGGCCTATGTGCCCCTGGAGCACTACGGGAAGGAGCCGCGGGTGAGCGCCCTGATGGTGGAGATCCGGCGGGACACGTACATGACCGAGCCCGGCGGGCCGGCCGGCCCGGGCCTCACCCGGCTCGCCTCGGCGCTCGCGGCCCTCGTGGACGCCGTGTCCGGCTGA
- a CDS encoding M1 family metallopeptidase yields the protein MRYRSRVTAPAAALIGTAAVLAGGNTAYAAPQPEPGDAPGPETLGDPVFPALGNDGYRVGAYHLDFSYDPSTTLVDATATLELRTTQALGRLSLDALGLDIRTVRVDGRTATFEQVDEKLRITPARPLPARARVTVCVTYTADPRRALAHTAWVPTADGFAICPQPDSAHTVFPCNDHPSDKADFTFRITVPAGLRAVASGSLVCTEDLAGDRTAYTYRSRSPIATELVQITVGDYVVKERRGPHGLPLRDVVPTARAEALEPALALTPGLVEWIEARLGAYPFETYGLLPCNTDDPNAFDFTGLETQTLTLYKPNYLLQAEPKIGSHMMHELVHSYFGNSVSPATWADLWLNEGHADFYGLLYRYERGWPDSLGLTSFEARMKDTYARGDQWRRTSGPVAAPNAANLFDSQRYLGGVLVLYALRQLIGEDAFHAVERAFLARHRNSSASTEDYIALASHTCGQDVSGFLRDWLYGTTTPRMPGHPDWTVTPVTPSLTAPRRQAGVRWHENSATL from the coding sequence ATGAGATATCGCAGCAGAGTGACGGCCCCGGCGGCCGCGCTGATCGGCACGGCAGCAGTCCTGGCCGGGGGAAACACGGCGTACGCGGCCCCGCAGCCCGAGCCCGGTGACGCCCCGGGCCCCGAGACCCTCGGCGACCCCGTCTTCCCGGCCCTCGGGAACGACGGCTACCGCGTCGGCGCCTACCACCTCGACTTCTCCTACGACCCGTCGACCACCCTGGTCGACGCCACGGCGACCCTGGAGCTGCGTACCACCCAGGCCCTCGGCCGCCTCTCGCTCGACGCGCTGGGCCTGGACATACGCACGGTCCGTGTCGACGGCCGCACGGCCACCTTCGAACAGGTGGACGAGAAGCTGCGCATCACGCCCGCCCGGCCGCTGCCCGCCCGGGCCCGGGTCACCGTGTGCGTGACCTACACGGCGGACCCGCGCAGGGCGCTCGCGCACACCGCGTGGGTCCCGACGGCGGACGGCTTCGCGATCTGTCCCCAGCCGGACTCCGCGCACACCGTCTTCCCCTGCAACGACCACCCGTCGGACAAGGCGGACTTCACCTTCCGCATCACCGTCCCGGCCGGTCTGCGGGCCGTCGCGAGCGGCTCCCTCGTGTGCACCGAGGACCTGGCCGGCGACCGGACCGCGTACACCTACCGCTCCCGCTCGCCGATCGCCACCGAGCTGGTGCAGATCACGGTCGGCGACTACGTCGTCAAGGAGCGCCGGGGGCCGCACGGACTGCCGCTGCGCGACGTCGTCCCGACCGCGCGGGCCGAGGCGCTGGAGCCCGCCCTCGCGCTCACCCCGGGCCTGGTCGAGTGGATCGAGGCACGGCTGGGCGCCTACCCCTTCGAGACGTACGGACTGCTGCCCTGCAACACCGACGACCCGAACGCCTTCGACTTCACGGGCCTGGAGACCCAGACCCTCACCCTCTACAAGCCGAACTACCTGCTCCAGGCGGAGCCGAAGATCGGCTCGCACATGATGCACGAGCTGGTCCACTCCTACTTCGGCAACAGCGTCAGTCCCGCCACCTGGGCCGACCTGTGGCTCAACGAGGGCCACGCCGACTTCTACGGGCTGCTGTACCGCTACGAGCGGGGCTGGCCGGACTCCCTGGGACTGACCAGCTTCGAGGCCCGGATGAAGGACACCTACGCGCGCGGCGACCAGTGGCGCCGGACCTCCGGCCCGGTCGCCGCGCCGAACGCGGCCAACCTCTTCGACAGCCAGCGCTACCTGGGCGGCGTCCTCGTCCTGTACGCACTGCGGCAGCTCATCGGCGAGGACGCCTTCCACGCGGTCGAGCGGGCCTTCCTGGCCCGCCACCGCAACTCCTCGGCGTCGACGGAGGACTACATCGCTCTCGCCTCGCACACCTGCGGGCAGGACGTGTCCGGCTTCCTGCGGGACTGGCTGTACGGCACGACGACACCGAGGATGCCCGGCCATCCGGACTGGACGGTCACCCCGGTGACGCCGTCCCTCACCGCCCCGCGCCGGCAGGCGGGCGTGCGCTGGCACGAGAACTCGGCCACGCTCTGA
- a CDS encoding S8/S53 family peptidase, which produces MAPQRFHEQFDHLQRSLPDVPLAMGPDDSAEFIYEKGVVLARDGEEARVVEDAVRSHFTATEGLVPDHVRRAGPETNRSGITRIRVGDPGEGGRGADRTVAGALRALRETEGRAGRRMVSRNHLVSIAVNACPGDEPVPAPRSARPNPAAAQAADVAEGEAGADAVGVLVVDTGLTHDYRSYPLLARTEGDAQVRETDENGILQQYVGHGTFIAGLIAAVAPHTDVTVRGTLNDAGAILESEFGERLFDAVQDGWPDILSLSAGTSNGRVDGLLGVAAFMEELRAQGTLLVAAAGNNGSASPFWPAAYASLPEYADAVLSVGALRGDGEFGACFSNHGPWVRVYAPGERLTSALTGFDTPVPYVYQHSTYEACRYGFTYSCTCRSPRHTGVLSEAQAVAPGKPDQVMFEGLAFWSGTSFATPVVAGLVAAYMTANGVTDPRAAARRLLAERSEFAEVRGAHVPALLPPTWQPVPVGPA; this is translated from the coding sequence ATGGCACCACAGCGATTCCACGAGCAGTTCGACCACCTCCAACGTTCGCTGCCCGACGTCCCGTTGGCGATGGGGCCGGACGACTCCGCGGAGTTCATCTACGAGAAGGGCGTCGTCCTCGCCCGCGACGGGGAGGAGGCCAGGGTCGTCGAGGACGCCGTCCGCTCGCACTTCACCGCGACCGAGGGCCTGGTCCCGGACCATGTGCGCCGGGCCGGCCCGGAGACCAACCGCTCGGGCATCACGCGTATCCGGGTCGGCGACCCCGGGGAGGGCGGCCGCGGCGCGGACCGCACCGTCGCGGGGGCCCTGCGCGCGCTGCGCGAGACGGAGGGCCGCGCGGGGCGCCGCATGGTCAGCCGCAACCACCTCGTGTCGATCGCCGTCAACGCCTGCCCCGGCGACGAACCGGTACCCGCCCCGCGCAGCGCCCGGCCCAACCCCGCCGCGGCACAGGCGGCCGATGTCGCGGAGGGGGAAGCGGGCGCGGACGCCGTCGGCGTGCTCGTCGTCGACACCGGCCTGACCCACGACTACCGCTCCTACCCGCTGCTGGCCCGCACGGAGGGCGACGCCCAGGTCAGGGAGACCGACGAAAACGGGATCCTCCAGCAGTACGTCGGCCACGGCACGTTCATCGCCGGCCTGATCGCGGCCGTCGCGCCGCACACCGACGTCACCGTGCGGGGCACGCTCAACGACGCCGGCGCGATCCTGGAGTCGGAGTTCGGCGAGCGGCTCTTCGACGCCGTGCAGGACGGCTGGCCCGACATCCTCAGCCTCTCCGCGGGCACCTCCAACGGCCGGGTGGACGGCCTGCTCGGCGTGGCCGCCTTCATGGAGGAACTCCGCGCCCAGGGCACCCTGTTGGTCGCGGCCGCCGGTAACAACGGCAGCGCGTCGCCCTTCTGGCCCGCCGCCTACGCCTCGCTTCCCGAGTACGCCGACGCGGTGCTGTCGGTGGGCGCGCTGCGCGGCGACGGCGAGTTCGGCGCCTGTTTCAGCAACCACGGCCCCTGGGTGAGGGTGTACGCCCCCGGCGAGCGCCTCACCAGCGCACTCACCGGCTTCGACACCCCCGTCCCGTACGTCTACCAGCACTCCACCTACGAGGCCTGCCGCTACGGCTTCACCTACTCCTGCACCTGCCGCTCCCCGCGCCACACCGGTGTGTTGAGCGAGGCACAGGCGGTCGCCCCGGGCAAGCCGGACCAGGTGATGTTCGAGGGGCTGGCCTTCTGGAGCGGTACGTCCTTCGCCACCCCCGTGGTGGCCGGGCTCGTCGCCGCCTACATGACCGCGAACGGGGTGACCGACCCCCGCGCCGCCGCCCGTCGGCTCCTCGCCGAGCGTTCAGAGTTCGCGGAGGTGCGGGGCGCGCACGTGCCGGCACTGCTGCCGCCCACCTGGCAGCCGGTCCCGGTCGGTCCGGCGTGA